In a single window of the Acetivibrio clariflavus DSM 19732 genome:
- a CDS encoding ABC transporter substrate-binding protein, translating into MGEKRRKAKPIVLGFISLLIVVGTSIGAHKGRTQVLTPSQMMPGIGIKVNSSSEEDENLIEIRTWTRKDCSLAPWLITDMLGYFKEEGIKLVFTGEIQANQQIPSIINGDNDVASAHPNTLLVANNGGADLVGVVRGIIDPGPEVDEKFLHMWWYVNPKKYPDVHTIKDLEKIPGKLKFSIITTNTCTDFLTNALFDKYGIPKDKIEWVTMPDIQAIQALKQGLTDVGAVHPPFYKGMDDAGMRKIADSGDTGLGSAAGVTYYYFTRSFIEKNPDAVVRFIRAIKKGQKWCNEHPEETAQWTSKAIGVPVTGNHYYAEDGKIIESEIEPWLKQLEENKVIPEGKFKPSDIITHEFEKYCD; encoded by the coding sequence ATGGGAGAAAAACGAAGGAAGGCTAAACCGATTGTTTTGGGATTTATATCACTTTTGATAGTAGTAGGAACTTCCATTGGTGCGCATAAGGGGAGGACTCAAGTTTTAACACCATCACAGATGATGCCCGGCATAGGAATAAAGGTTAACTCAAGCAGTGAAGAAGATGAAAACTTAATTGAGATAAGGACTTGGACCAGAAAGGACTGTTCGTTGGCACCCTGGCTTATAACTGACATGTTGGGCTATTTTAAAGAAGAGGGCATAAAGCTTGTTTTTACCGGGGAAATCCAGGCAAATCAGCAAATACCTTCAATAATAAATGGAGATAACGATGTGGCTTCTGCACATCCTAATACATTATTGGTGGCAAACAATGGAGGAGCTGACCTGGTAGGAGTCGTAAGAGGAATAATAGATCCGGGCCCGGAAGTGGATGAAAAGTTCTTACATATGTGGTGGTATGTAAACCCTAAAAAGTATCCTGATGTACATACTATTAAGGATTTGGAAAAAATCCCCGGTAAGCTAAAGTTTTCAATAATAACGACAAATACTTGCACAGACTTTCTCACAAATGCCTTGTTTGACAAATATGGTATACCCAAAGATAAGATAGAATGGGTTACAATGCCTGATATACAAGCTATACAGGCTCTAAAACAAGGTTTGACAGATGTTGGTGCAGTACATCCTCCCTTTTATAAAGGAATGGATGATGCAGGAATGCGAAAGATAGCTGACTCAGGAGATACGGGGTTGGGTTCTGCGGCAGGTGTGACTTATTATTACTTCACCCGAAGCTTTATAGAAAAAAATCCCGATGCTGTAGTACGCTTTATAAGGGCAATCAAAAAGGGGCAAAAATGGTGCAATGAGCATCCTGAAGAGACTGCCCAATGGACCTCAAAAGCTATCGGAGTGCCGGTTACAGGAAATCATTATTATGCTGAGGATGGCAAAATTATTGAAAGTGAAATTGAACCATGGCTCAAGCAACTTGAAGAAAATAAAGTTATCCCGGAAGGTAAATTCAAGCCTTCAGATATAATAACTCATGAATTTGAAAAATATTGTGATTAA
- a CDS encoding ABC transporter substrate-binding protein — protein sequence MIIYNRKLVFLILIIALILIGGCTDDPNNTVVKIAYQGNIEEAPLLTAYEMDFFKKEGVDIELVKHDFDGIVAGIKNGEIQGATVDYRVFAAVDSGAEIKIVAGLHGGCTQIITKESSGIDTLRDLKDKSIGVTKPGNGSMVVTSDLLKAEKIDQSVKWIVEDEENLKKLLQRNEIDAISILEHPDPSKRALNSGEKILYSSSNKENNGKSYKHFYESFIGLDDKFIKNNRKIAFKTSIAWLKAAVWVDENQHEAYRTLIEKGYFKGDFDSILNKAEYFMWMPGVKYAKDNVYIYVSQQRSQNILRSDISDKEFMKKIYEPLIPELNGR from the coding sequence TTGATTATTTACAATAGAAAGTTAGTTTTTTTGATACTTATAATTGCCTTGATTTTAATTGGCGGATGTACCGATGACCCGAATAATACTGTTGTGAAAATCGCATATCAGGGGAATATTGAAGAAGCACCTCTTTTAACAGCCTATGAGATGGATTTTTTTAAAAAGGAAGGTGTTGATATAGAGCTTGTAAAGCATGACTTTGATGGAATAGTAGCAGGAATTAAGAATGGGGAGATTCAAGGGGCAACTGTTGATTACAGAGTGTTTGCAGCGGTTGACAGTGGCGCAGAGATAAAGATTGTGGCAGGGTTGCATGGGGGATGCACACAAATTATCACGAAGGAGAGCTCCGGTATAGACACGTTGAGAGATTTGAAAGACAAATCAATTGGAGTGACAAAGCCTGGAAATGGCTCAATGGTGGTAACCTCGGATTTACTGAAAGCTGAAAAAATAGATCAGAGTGTAAAATGGATAGTCGAGGATGAAGAAAATCTGAAGAAGCTTTTGCAAAGGAATGAGATTGATGCTATAAGTATACTGGAACATCCCGATCCTTCAAAAAGAGCTTTAAATTCCGGAGAAAAGATATTGTACAGCAGCTCAAACAAAGAAAACAATGGCAAATCCTATAAACATTTTTATGAAAGCTTTATAGGTCTTGATGATAAATTTATAAAAAACAATCGCAAAATTGCCTTTAAGACTTCAATAGCCTGGCTGAAGGCTGCAGTGTGGGTGGATGAGAATCAACATGAAGCTTACAGGACTTTGATTGAAAAAGGATATTTTAAGGGTGACTTTGACTCAATCTTAAATAAAGCTGAATATTTTATGTGGATGCCGGGAGTAAAATATGCAAAAGATAATGTATATATATACGTAAGTCAGCAAAGAAGTCAGAACATCCTTAGGTCAGATATATCGGATAAAGAATTTATGAAGAAAATATACGAACCGCTGATTCCGGAATTGAACGGCAGATGA